The sequence ttatatctttaagagttattattaatatatatgcataacaaaattacatgtaacccgaaaacacgacacgaaatcgacactaacccgaacaggttaacacgactttgacacgaaagtttttgggttaggtttgggtttactcatttttgacacgaacccgaaatgacacgacacgaacacgagtcgaacacgataattgccaggtgtAATCCTATGTAGTGCAACAGGTCTGCTTTCACATGCATGAGCCGAGGGATGATCATACGCACTCTCTCAAACAAATTTTGAGACACATTCATTGCATTCATGATTATGGTTTACATATTGACAGATCGTCAGTTTCGTCTTCTTTCTTACACTGAGGCTGACTAGGATGGATGCCCTGATCCTTGACACTCTACTTTAGGGTACTCTGTCTTTCTTGGTGACAACTTGATCTCATGGTCTTCCAAACCCCTACCTACATTGTCATCGTCTAGAGCTGAGGCCGAATGCAGATGGGTGGCTAATGTCGTCTTTGAAACTTGCTGGCTCCGTAACCTTCTCTTCTCTTAGACTTTCATTGTCCGGTCAAGAAGGCCACTTTGGTGTGCTGTGATAATATAATGTTAGTACAATTTATCTTTCCGATAATCCCGTCCAACATCAATGCACTTAACATACCGAAATGAATATTCACTTTGTACGCCAGAAAGTTGTGGAAGGACAGTTTCGTGTTCTCCATGTTATGTTCTACCTCATTATCAAATTGCTGACACTTTACTAAAAGGCTTCTGCGCATTCTCTTTCATGATTTTTGAGAAATTCCCAGCATACAGAAACCTCCCATTTCGAATGCCGAGTGTGATGTATAGATTATTAAATATCTTTGATTGTATTTATTGTCATTTATAGTACTTGTTAATTTGAAGTTCCTCAAAGTTATCATGAAATCGATTCATCTACAATTGCAGGGCCGATGTGGTACGAGGGATTTTATCATCTATTCTATCAATACAATCCAAGTGGTGCTTCATTTGGTGACAAAATGGTATGGGCTCATTCGGTATCATCTGATCTCATTAACTGGATTCATCTGAAGCATGCCCTTTATCCTACTGGACCATATGACATCAATAGTTGCTGGTCTGGTTCTGTTACAATACTTCCTGGAAATAAACCTGTCATCTTATATACTGGAAGTGATGCTAACCATACACAAGTTCAGAATTTGGCAGTGCCTAAGAATCGCTCTGACCCATTACTAATAGAATGGGTTAAGTTTTCAGGAAACCCTGTTATGGTTCCACCAAATGGTGTCAAAAGGGATGACTTCAGAGATCCCACAACTGCTTGGCTCAGTCCTGATGGTAAATGGAATGTAATTGTTGGTGCAAACATGAACAATAGAGGAGTCGCTTTATTATATCAAAGTATAGATTTTGTTAACTGGACTAAGCATGAAGATCCTTTTTATTCATCAGCAAAAACTGGGATGTGGGAGTGCCCAGATTTCTTTCCTGTGCCTATTAATAGCACCGATGGTGTTGACACTTCGTACTTAAATGCTGACGTTAAGCATGTTATGAAGGCGAGCTTCCAACTCAATGCTCATGACTACTATAGTATAGGCTCTTATGTTCCTGAGATGGGAAAGTATATTCCTGTTCATGATCTTACAGGTTCCAATTCCGATTTGAGGTATGACTATGGGAAGTTTTATGCTTCCAAGACGTTCTTCGATAGCTTCAAGAAAAGGAGGATATTATGGGGCTGGGTAAATGAGTCTGATAGCACTGAAGATGATGTCGAGAAAGGATGGTTTGGACTTCAGGCAAGTTCAATTTAAGCAAAACTGCTTCTGTATATTCATAGTTTAGAAAATGTCTGCAGCTTTTCCAATCCTGATATGCACCATTTCAGGCAATTCCTAGGAAAATATGGCTTGACACAGAAGGAAAACAATTACTACAGTGGCCAATAGAAGAGATAGATAAACTAAGGGGGAAGAAAGTTAATATCCAACAAGAGACACTTGATGGTGGATCGATATTAGAAATTCGAGACATAAATGCTTCAGAGGTGAGTTGAAGTTCCCATTTGTCATTCTTATTTTGTGGAAACTGTTATTTTTGGTACTGAAATGCTTCCTCGTAACTTAAAACAGGCAGATGTAGATGTTGAGTTCGAATTGCCCGAATTGGAAGAGGCTGATTCCCTGAACCCAACTCATGTTGATCCCCAAATGATGTGTAGTGGTGAAAATACATCAATGAGAAGTAGATTGGGGCCATTTGGTTTGTTAGCTTTAGCAACAGAGGACTTGACAGAACAAACTGCAATTTATTTTAGGATTTTCAAAGGCCAAAATACTTATGTGGTACTGATGTGCAGTGATCAAAGCAGGTTTGAATTAATCTCTTTGATTTCCAGTTTTGAATTAATCTTTGTGAAGAAATGATGACTGAAAATATACCAACAGATCTTCTCTAAAAGACGGGATTGATAAAACCACATATGGAGCTTTTGTGAACATAGATTCTCAGCAGAAGAAGATATCACTAAGAAGCCTGGTGAGTTAGTTAATCTGTTTCAAATCTGATTTCTGTTACAGATGTGATTGTTATTTGTGTATTCATATGTTAATGCAATGCAGATAGACCATTCAATCATAGAGAGTTTTGGGGAAGGAGGAAGAATATGTATAACTAGCAGAGTTTATCCTAAAATTGCTGTTGATAACAAAGCTCACCTTTATCTATTCAACAATGGAACTCTTAGCATAAAGATATTACAGTTGAATGCTTGGGGAATGAACAAAGCTCAATTCAGACAACATGAAAGCTACGTGGGATCAGACTCAAATGTCATTAAGGCAATGGAAGAAAGATCTTGTCCTTTCCCTCAGGATGTTTAtgcaaatttcaatttgggttgACACCTATTTACCTTTTGTAAGAAAAGCCACTTCAAAGTTTCTAAAATGGGATGAACAATTCTGCAAAATTATGAGATTTGAGTTAGTGAAATCTGCCTCATTAGTTTTGTTCTTATGTTAAAATAATGCAGATAAGTTGTTGTTTGTGTTTAACATTTGCTTCAACAAGATATTAGATGTTGATGTCAGCAAAGCATATTTATGGAATTTCCCTGATAACAGCCGGTCCAGTATAAAATATTCCCTTTGAACTCTCTGATGTTTCGTTAGTCTTATGGTAAAAGAGAAATAGATGAGAATACGATAAAAAATGCTtaaacatataaagttaatttgatttatGGTAAACAATTATaaggttttctattttttcttttataatgaaAAAAGATGTAGCAGAAAAGCTACAGCAGACAGAACCTAGGAAAGGGAGACTCCTATCCTAGGATATTTATATTTTGCGCAATAAGCTTACACAAA comes from Euphorbia lathyris chromosome 8, ddEupLath1.1, whole genome shotgun sequence and encodes:
- the LOC136203162 gene encoding beta-fructofuranosidase, insoluble isoenzyme CWINV3-like isoform X1; this encodes MKMEMQAIILGLFFNILLSNGVEAHEYQSEESQPYRTSYHFQSPSNWLNDPNGPMWYEGFYHLFYQYNPSGASFGDKMVWAHSVSSDLINWIHLKHALYPTGPYDINSCWSGSVTILPGNKPVILYTGSDANHTQVQNLAVPKNRSDPLLIEWVKFSGNPVMVPPNGVKRDDFRDPTTAWLSPDGKWNVIVGANMNNRGVALLYQSIDFVNWTKHEDPFYSSAKTGMWECPDFFPVPINSTDGVDTSYLNADVKHVMKASFQLNAHDYYSIGSYVPEMGKYIPVHDLTGSNSDLRYDYGKFYASKTFFDSFKKRRILWGWVNESDSTEDDVEKGWFGLQAIPRKIWLDTEGKQLLQWPIEEIDKLRGKKVNIQQETLDGGSILEIRDINASEADVDVEFELPELEEADSLNPTHVDPQMMCSGENTSMRSRLGPFGLLALATEDLTEQTAIYFRIFKGQNTYVVLMCSDQSRSSLKDGIDKTTYGAFVNIDSQQKKISLRSLIDHSIIESFGEGGRICITSRVYPKIAVDNKAHLYLFNNGTLSIKILQLNAWGMNKAQFRQHESYVGSDSNVIKAMEERSCPFPQDVYANFNLG
- the LOC136203162 gene encoding beta-fructofuranosidase, insoluble isoenzyme CWINV3-like isoform X4, whose protein sequence is MKMEMQAIILGLFFNILLSNGVEAHEYQSEESQPYRTSYHFQSPSNWLNDPNGPMWYEGFYHLFYQYNPSGASFGDKMVWAHSVSSDLINWIHLKHALYPTGPYDINSCWSGSVTILPGNKPVILYTGSDANHTQVQNLAVPKNRSDPLLIEWVKFSGNPVMVPPNGVKRDDFRDPTTAWLSPDGKWNVIVGANMNNRGVALLYQSIDFVNWTKHEDPFYSSAKTGMWECPDFFPVPINSTDGVDTSYLNADVKHVMKASFQLNAHDYYSIGSYVPEMGKYIPVHDLTGSNSDLRYDYGKFYASKTFFDSFKKRRILWGWVNESDSTEDDVEKGWFGLQAIPRKIWLDTEGKQLLQWPIEEIDKLRGKKVNIQQETLDGGSILEIRDINASEADVDVEFELPELEEADSLNPTHVDPQMMCSGENTSMRSRLGPFGLLALATEDLTEQTAIYFRIFKGQNTYVVLMCSDQSRSSLKDGIDKTTYGAFVNIDSQQKKISLRSLTIQS
- the LOC136203162 gene encoding beta-fructofuranosidase, insoluble isoenzyme CWINV3-like isoform X2, yielding MDIDVVMHTLSFSVFDKNWYMDTSATSHMAVSQGPMWYEGFYHLFYQYNPSGASFGDKMVWAHSVSSDLINWIHLKHALYPTGPYDINSCWSGSVTILPGNKPVILYTGSDANHTQVQNLAVPKNRSDPLLIEWVKFSGNPVMVPPNGVKRDDFRDPTTAWLSPDGKWNVIVGANMNNRGVALLYQSIDFVNWTKHEDPFYSSAKTGMWECPDFFPVPINSTDGVDTSYLNADVKHVMKASFQLNAHDYYSIGSYVPEMGKYIPVHDLTGSNSDLRYDYGKFYASKTFFDSFKKRRILWGWVNESDSTEDDVEKGWFGLQAIPRKIWLDTEGKQLLQWPIEEIDKLRGKKVNIQQETLDGGSILEIRDINASEADVDVEFELPELEEADSLNPTHVDPQMMCSGENTSMRSRLGPFGLLALATEDLTEQTAIYFRIFKGQNTYVVLMCSDQSRSSLKDGIDKTTYGAFVNIDSQQKKISLRSLIDHSIIESFGEGGRICITSRVYPKIAVDNKAHLYLFNNGTLSIKILQLNAWGMNKAQFRQHESYVGSDSNVIKAMEERSCPFPQDVYANFNLG
- the LOC136203162 gene encoding beta-fructofuranosidase, insoluble isoenzyme CWINV3-like isoform X3, producing MWYEGFYHLFYQYNPSGASFGDKMVWAHSVSSDLINWIHLKHALYPTGPYDINSCWSGSVTILPGNKPVILYTGSDANHTQVQNLAVPKNRSDPLLIEWVKFSGNPVMVPPNGVKRDDFRDPTTAWLSPDGKWNVIVGANMNNRGVALLYQSIDFVNWTKHEDPFYSSAKTGMWECPDFFPVPINSTDGVDTSYLNADVKHVMKASFQLNAHDYYSIGSYVPEMGKYIPVHDLTGSNSDLRYDYGKFYASKTFFDSFKKRRILWGWVNESDSTEDDVEKGWFGLQAIPRKIWLDTEGKQLLQWPIEEIDKLRGKKVNIQQETLDGGSILEIRDINASEADVDVEFELPELEEADSLNPTHVDPQMMCSGENTSMRSRLGPFGLLALATEDLTEQTAIYFRIFKGQNTYVVLMCSDQSRSSLKDGIDKTTYGAFVNIDSQQKKISLRSLIDHSIIESFGEGGRICITSRVYPKIAVDNKAHLYLFNNGTLSIKILQLNAWGMNKAQFRQHESYVGSDSNVIKAMEERSCPFPQDVYANFNLG